From Providencia sp. R33, a single genomic window includes:
- a CDS encoding CdaR family transcriptional regulator has product MLLTEKLANDIVMRAMGIIHHNVNVINSQGVIIASGEKKRIGETHEAAVEVIRCGKRITIYNENEARAYSNVAPGINHPIIVADKVELVIGVSGDPVVIQRYAELAILTAELLIKQEIERRSINWQHRLRDMLFVQFIESTTPIQGRSALLKLHNSGFSFSLPTIPVIINIEAIQYRPEILDTIITELSAMEKSDVLLLNSREVLMLFPSKHYQNESFIPNLHFILDSQLSQYYIGVGVQADSEEHVRDAVHFARSVIDVGRQTVPEKQVFLFKEMASFCLFNELENSYLFNFFLDICNKILLHDSGESLLETLELFLSQNGEIGNTALQLGIHRNTLSYRLQQIKKQTGLDPTKFTDLIQLSVAMHGYRRRYPKQQPWLDALT; this is encoded by the coding sequence ATGCTACTGACTGAAAAATTAGCCAATGATATTGTCATGCGTGCAATGGGGATTATCCACCACAACGTCAATGTGATTAACAGTCAGGGCGTGATTATCGCCTCAGGTGAAAAAAAACGTATTGGTGAAACTCATGAAGCCGCAGTGGAAGTGATCCGTTGCGGCAAACGGATCACCATCTACAATGAAAATGAAGCGCGCGCATATTCCAATGTTGCACCGGGGATCAATCACCCGATCATCGTGGCAGACAAGGTGGAGTTAGTGATTGGTGTTAGCGGCGATCCTGTGGTTATTCAGCGTTATGCTGAGCTAGCCATTCTCACGGCAGAACTATTGATTAAGCAAGAGATTGAACGTCGCAGTATCAATTGGCAGCACCGTTTGCGGGATATGTTATTTGTACAGTTTATTGAAAGTACCACGCCCATTCAGGGGCGAAGTGCATTATTAAAGCTGCATAATTCTGGTTTTTCGTTTTCGCTACCGACTATTCCAGTGATTATTAATATTGAAGCTATACAATATCGCCCTGAAATTCTAGATACCATTATTACCGAATTATCGGCGATGGAAAAAAGTGATGTACTGCTACTCAACAGCCGTGAAGTTTTGATGTTATTTCCCTCAAAACACTATCAAAATGAATCGTTTATCCCTAATTTACATTTTATTTTGGATAGCCAATTGAGCCAGTATTATATTGGCGTTGGCGTGCAAGCAGATAGCGAAGAACATGTACGTGATGCAGTGCATTTTGCGCGCTCAGTAATTGATGTTGGCCGCCAAACCGTCCCTGAGAAACAGGTTTTCTTATTTAAAGAAATGGCCTCATTTTGTTTGTTTAATGAGTTAGAAAACAGTTACTTATTTAATTTCTTTTTGGACATTTGCAACAAGATTTTATTGCATGACTCAGGGGAAAGCTTGTTAGAAACGTTAGAGCTGTTTTTATCGCAAAATGGTGAAATTGGGAATACCGCTTTGCAGCTTGGCATCCACCGCAACACGCTAAGTTATCGGTTACAACAAATCAAAAAGCAAACGGGGCTCGACCCGACAAAATTTACTGATTTAATTCAATTGTCCGTGGCAATGCATGGCTACCGTCGGCGTTATCCAAAACAGCAGCCATGGCTAGATGCATTAACCTAA
- a CDS encoding glycerate kinase, translated as MKIVIALDSFKGSCSAQLACQAVAEGFKRVSSDLDMTLLPISDGGEGLLESLEHSPVLSGVTPYILTCTGPYGSKVDARLLVLEGKTAFIEMAQSSGLELVKPELRHAEKASTYGLGEMVKYALDLGCNRIIIGIGGSATNDGGAGFAQALGAQFYDENNQLMSSPINGENLINIAKIVLDKFDPRTKAVEFSVSCDVENPLLGKNGATYIYGPQKGADSAMLDQLEAGMRHYAQLMSNTLGKDVSAEAGSGAAGGLGAGLRWFVDAKLEKGIDLVLGLLGAEAYIQQADLVVVGEGRMDSQSANGKAPVGVARMASRYGVPTIALCGGYSEDSRILYQHGITAMWSLCPGPVSLEQAMVNGERYLADTAENLLRTVLSSQKKSIKQ; from the coding sequence ATGAAAATTGTTATCGCACTTGATTCCTTTAAAGGAAGTTGCTCAGCACAGCTTGCATGCCAAGCAGTTGCTGAGGGTTTCAAGCGTGTATCCTCCGATTTGGATATGACATTATTGCCCATATCTGATGGCGGAGAAGGCCTGTTGGAGTCACTAGAGCATAGTCCGGTTTTATCTGGTGTAACGCCTTACATATTGACGTGTACTGGGCCCTATGGCAGCAAAGTTGATGCGCGGTTATTAGTGTTGGAAGGAAAAACCGCCTTTATTGAAATGGCTCAAAGTAGCGGTTTAGAGCTTGTCAAACCTGAGCTTCGCCATGCCGAAAAAGCCTCGACATACGGTTTGGGGGAGATGGTTAAATACGCCCTCGATTTGGGGTGCAACCGCATTATTATTGGCATTGGCGGAAGTGCAACAAACGATGGCGGGGCGGGCTTTGCACAAGCACTAGGCGCTCAATTTTACGATGAAAACAATCAATTAATGAGCTCGCCAATAAATGGTGAGAATCTCATTAATATCGCAAAAATTGTGTTGGATAAGTTTGATCCCCGTACGAAGGCCGTTGAATTTAGCGTATCTTGTGATGTAGAAAACCCGTTGCTGGGTAAAAATGGGGCAACGTATATCTATGGCCCACAAAAAGGCGCTGATAGTGCAATGCTCGACCAGTTGGAAGCGGGTATGAGGCACTATGCCCAATTAATGTCGAACACCCTAGGGAAAGACGTCTCTGCCGAGGCGGGTAGTGGGGCGGCGGGGGGCTTAGGTGCTGGGCTACGTTGGTTCGTGGATGCCAAGCTCGAAAAAGGTATCGACCTTGTTTTGGGGTTATTGGGGGCAGAGGCTTATATCCAACAAGCAGATTTAGTCGTGGTTGGAGAAGGGCGAATGGACAGCCAAAGTGCGAATGGTAAAGCCCCTGTCGGTGTTGCTCGAATGGCAAGTCGCTATGGCGTGCCGACAATTGCTTTATGCGGTGGATACAGCGAAGATAGCCGAATTTTGTACCAACATGGCATCACCGCGATGTGGTCACTGTGCCCAGGCCCTGTCTCTTTAGAACAAGCAATGGTTAACGGAGAACGCTACTTGGCGGATACCGCTGAAAACTTGCTAAGAACGGTATTATCAAGCCAAAAGAAGTCAATAAAACAATAA
- a CDS encoding acyl CoA:acetate/3-ketoacid CoA transferase, whose protein sequence is MNNKFISKQEAAELINDGDTICTVGMTLTSAAESILSAIEQRFLSEGSPTQLTLVHAAGQCNRIRGNQHFAHQGMVKRIIGSHWGLAPRWMQMINDNEVEAYCLPQGQMVHLYGAMAAGLPGRLSKVGLGTFIDPDLEGGRMNAKTLVLPPLVEKVNFKGEDWLWYPEIPLDVVVIRGTHADSKGNLTTDEEAMSLEVLHAVLAAKRFGGKVIAQVKYCVEEGTLHPKRVTVPASFIDHIVICDNPEEDHRQSSSWFFDPTLCGDIRTPVQQATPLPLDIRKLIGRIACRYLTENCVINLGTGIPNDVIGSIIQEEEATKRVDITVESGIWGGVQAGGIDFGIGRNLSAMISHQDQMLYYNGAGVDITYMGAGEMDASGHVNATLLGNICPGAGGFIDITQNARHVVFCSTFTAKGLDIRCENGQLKIIREGDIRKLVDSVRQVSWNADVARQINQTMHFVTERAVFTLGGKVPVLVEIAPGIDLERDILAHMDFVPEISPDLKVMSSSLFEEAPFGLVSYL, encoded by the coding sequence ATGAATAATAAGTTTATCTCTAAACAAGAAGCCGCTGAATTAATTAATGATGGCGATACGATTTGTACTGTGGGAATGACATTAACCAGCGCAGCAGAATCTATTTTGTCTGCCATTGAACAGCGTTTTTTATCTGAAGGCTCACCGACACAATTAACGTTAGTGCATGCTGCGGGGCAATGTAACCGTATTCGCGGTAATCAACATTTTGCTCACCAAGGTATGGTGAAGCGCATTATTGGCTCTCACTGGGGGCTAGCACCGCGCTGGATGCAGATGATCAACGACAATGAAGTAGAGGCTTACTGCTTACCGCAAGGGCAAATGGTGCATTTATATGGTGCGATGGCAGCGGGCCTTCCCGGTCGTTTATCCAAAGTGGGTTTAGGGACATTTATTGACCCTGACCTAGAAGGCGGCCGAATGAATGCGAAAACGCTAGTGCTGCCACCGTTAGTCGAAAAAGTAAATTTCAAAGGGGAAGATTGGCTGTGGTACCCCGAAATTCCACTGGATGTAGTGGTAATCCGTGGAACGCACGCAGACAGTAAAGGTAATTTGACCACCGATGAAGAAGCGATGTCGTTGGAAGTGTTGCATGCGGTTTTAGCGGCAAAACGCTTTGGTGGAAAAGTTATTGCTCAGGTGAAGTATTGCGTGGAAGAAGGCACTTTGCACCCGAAGCGGGTTACTGTTCCTGCCAGTTTTATTGACCACATTGTGATTTGTGATAACCCAGAAGAAGACCACCGCCAGTCTTCAAGTTGGTTCTTTGACCCAACACTGTGCGGTGACATCCGCACGCCTGTACAGCAAGCCACACCATTACCTCTCGATATTCGCAAGTTGATCGGGCGTATCGCTTGCCGTTACCTCACTGAAAACTGTGTGATTAATTTAGGGACAGGGATCCCGAATGATGTCATCGGTTCAATTATTCAAGAAGAAGAAGCCACCAAACGCGTTGATATCACTGTGGAATCTGGCATTTGGGGTGGTGTGCAAGCGGGTGGTATTGATTTTGGTATTGGGCGCAACCTGTCCGCAATGATCAGCCACCAAGACCAAATGCTGTACTACAACGGGGCGGGGGTAGATATCACCTATATGGGCGCGGGAGAAATGGATGCCAGCGGTCATGTGAATGCCACTTTGCTTGGCAATATCTGCCCAGGAGCAGGTGGGTTTATTGATATCACACAAAATGCGCGTCACGTGGTTTTTTGCTCAACATTTACTGCCAAAGGGTTAGATATTCGCTGTGAAAATGGGCAGTTAAAGATTATTCGTGAAGGGGATATTCGTAAGTTGGTGGATAGCGTTAGGCAGGTTTCTTGGAACGCAGATGTGGCACGCCAGATTAACCAAACCATGCATTTTGTTACGGAGCGCGCGGTATTTACTTTGGGTGGAAAAGTGCCTGTATTAGTTGAAATCGCCCCGGGTATTGACCTTGAGCGTGACATTCTTGCCCATATGGATTTCGTGCCAGAAATCTCCCCTGATTTGAAAGTGATGTCGTCTTCATTATTTGAAGAAGCCCCTTTTGGTCTGGTTTCGTATTTATAG
- the narL gene encoding two-component system response regulator NarL has translation MESKNITTGQSTILLIDDHPMLRNGVKQLISLEPTLQVIGEADNGETGIKLAEEYDPDLILLDLNMPGMNGFEVLSNLRSRELSGRIILFTVSNYGEDLINALKHGADGYLLKDMEPEKLIVALKEAASGKMVVSPTLASVLAESLRDNRASTDHNLTALTPRETHILDLISQGLSNKQIANKLTITESTVKVHVKHLLKKLNLKSRVEAAIWVLQQK, from the coding sequence ATGGAAAGCAAAAATATCACGACTGGGCAATCCACTATTTTACTCATTGATGATCATCCTATGCTGCGCAATGGCGTTAAACAACTAATCAGTTTAGAACCAACCTTGCAGGTGATAGGAGAAGCAGATAACGGCGAAACAGGTATTAAACTTGCCGAAGAATATGACCCTGATTTAATCCTATTAGATTTAAATATGCCAGGAATGAACGGGTTTGAAGTTCTCAGTAATTTACGTAGTCGCGAACTTTCTGGCCGCATTATTTTATTCACCGTTTCTAATTATGGTGAAGATTTAATTAATGCACTAAAACACGGTGCTGATGGTTATTTATTAAAGGATATGGAACCCGAAAAACTGATTGTTGCATTGAAAGAAGCCGCCAGCGGTAAAATGGTAGTCAGCCCAACGTTAGCCTCTGTTTTAGCTGAATCATTAAGAGATAACCGCGCATCGACAGATCATAATTTAACGGCGCTCACCCCAAGAGAAACCCATATATTGGATTTAATCTCACAGGGTTTATCCAATAAACAAATTGCCAATAAATTAACTATTACGGAAAGTACCGTTAAAGTGCATGTGAAGCATTTGCTGAAAAAACTTAATTTAAAATCGCGCGTTGAAGCCGCGATTTGGGTTTTACAGCAAAAGTAA
- a CDS encoding MFS transporter: MFSTNAKLDYAAQGKKTNAKIYRNLMPLLILAYIISFIDRTNIGMAKHAMSIDLGLSATAFGIGAGLFFLTYSILEIPSNLIMEKVGARFWITRIMITWGLLSAAMAFVTGPTSFYVLRLLLGAAEAGLYPGVILYMTYWFSQEERAKATGLFLLGVCLANIIGAPLSGLLLSMDGLLGFHGWQWMFVIEGLPAVILAFVVWFVLPNKPEDAKWLDEDDRNYIKYKHEQDQNSISVSNNKFSLKAAFKNKAFMMIVAIYFTHQFSVYGLSYFLPTIIGEYGKLTPIQIGLLTAIPWISAAIGGVFVARKANTPRRSSRILVSGYAVMAVGLVIGALGGPVVGLIGFCLTAFMFFVVQSIIFSLPPTYMSGSMLAGSLALLNCLGLFGGFLGPFILGFFEDYTGTATSGLWFGVGLLVIGTLIASRVNTNGMSNSEKVETLASVQAK, encoded by the coding sequence ATGTTTTCTACAAATGCAAAGTTAGATTATGCGGCACAGGGTAAAAAGACCAACGCAAAGATATATCGCAACCTGATGCCGCTATTGATTTTGGCTTATATTATTAGTTTTATTGACCGTACCAATATTGGGATGGCGAAGCATGCCATGTCGATTGACCTCGGATTATCTGCAACTGCATTCGGGATTGGTGCGGGGTTATTTTTCCTGACCTATTCAATTCTTGAGATCCCAAGTAACTTGATCATGGAAAAAGTGGGTGCGCGTTTTTGGATCACGCGGATCATGATCACGTGGGGGCTTTTATCGGCTGCAATGGCATTTGTCACAGGGCCAACGTCTTTTTATGTGTTGCGCTTATTACTAGGCGCTGCAGAAGCGGGTTTATATCCTGGGGTGATCCTGTATATGACCTACTGGTTTAGCCAAGAGGAACGGGCTAAAGCGACGGGGTTATTTTTATTGGGTGTGTGTCTCGCCAATATCATTGGTGCGCCATTAAGTGGTTTATTGTTAAGTATGGATGGCTTATTAGGCTTCCATGGTTGGCAGTGGATGTTTGTGATTGAAGGCTTACCTGCGGTTATTCTTGCGTTTGTTGTTTGGTTTGTTTTACCGAATAAACCCGAAGACGCAAAATGGTTAGATGAAGACGATCGGAATTATATTAAATATAAACACGAGCAAGACCAAAATAGTATCAGCGTCAGCAATAACAAATTCTCATTAAAAGCAGCGTTTAAAAACAAAGCATTTATGATGATTGTTGCGATTTATTTTACTCACCAATTCTCAGTATACGGCTTAAGTTATTTCTTACCGACTATTATTGGTGAATACGGCAAATTAACGCCAATTCAAATTGGTTTATTAACGGCAATTCCTTGGATTTCAGCAGCCATTGGCGGTGTTTTTGTGGCAAGAAAAGCCAACACACCACGCCGTTCATCCCGTATCTTGGTTTCAGGGTATGCCGTGATGGCTGTCGGTCTGGTAATAGGAGCTCTAGGTGGCCCGGTAGTTGGGTTAATTGGTTTTTGCTTAACTGCCTTTATGTTCTTTGTGGTGCAATCCATTATTTTCTCACTCCCACCGACTTATATGAGTGGTAGTATGCTGGCAGGAAGTTTGGCATTACTGAATTGTTTGGGGCTGTTTGGTGGTTTCTTGGGGCCATTTATTTTAGGGTTCTTTGAAGATTACACGGGGACAGCCACCTCTGGATTATGGTTTGGTGTCGGTCTGTTGGTTATTGGCACACTTATCGCTTCAAGGGTAAACACTAACGGTATGAGTAACAGTGAAAAGGTGGAAACGCTAGCATCGGTACAAGCGAAATAA
- the fabG gene encoding 3-oxoacyl-ACP reductase FabG, whose product MLVKDKVAIVTGSARGIGFAIAQVLAEEGAKVVISDLAMSSGEESAKQLQEQGFEAVFIPCDISKREQVNSLFSQAKEHFGGIDVIVNNAGINRDGMLHKLSDDDWDKVIDINLKGTFNCMQEAAKLMREQGSGRIVNISSASWLGNVGQANYAASKAGVIGLTKTACRELARKGVTVNAICPGFIDTDMTRGVPEKVWDIMISKIPAGFAGDPRDVGQCVAFLASDKARYINGEVINVGGGMVL is encoded by the coding sequence ATGTTAGTCAAAGACAAAGTTGCCATCGTCACAGGTTCTGCAAGAGGTATTGGTTTTGCTATCGCACAGGTGCTGGCAGAAGAAGGCGCCAAAGTCGTGATTTCTGACCTCGCCATGTCCTCTGGCGAAGAAAGCGCAAAACAGTTACAGGAGCAAGGTTTTGAAGCCGTGTTTATCCCGTGTGATATTTCCAAACGCGAACAAGTCAACTCGCTGTTTTCCCAAGCCAAAGAACACTTTGGCGGCATTGATGTGATTGTGAATAATGCAGGGATCAACCGCGATGGCATGCTGCATAAGTTAAGCGATGACGATTGGGATAAGGTTATCGACATTAACTTGAAAGGTACGTTTAACTGCATGCAAGAGGCAGCCAAACTGATGCGCGAGCAAGGCAGCGGCCGTATTGTGAATATCTCTTCAGCGAGCTGGTTAGGAAATGTGGGGCAAGCTAACTATGCGGCCTCAAAAGCAGGGGTTATTGGCTTAACGAAAACGGCTTGCCGCGAATTGGCGCGTAAAGGCGTCACCGTCAATGCTATCTGCCCTGGGTTTATTGATACTGATATGACCCGTGGTGTGCCTGAAAAAGTGTGGGACATCATGATCAGCAAAATCCCAGCAGGTTTTGCAGGTGACCCACGAGATGTTGGGCAATGTGTGGCGTTTTTGGCGTCAGATAAAGCGCGCTATATCAATGGTGAAGTGATTAACGTTGGCGGCGGCATGGTGCTGTAG
- the yghU gene encoding glutathione-dependent disulfide-bond oxidoreductase — protein MADTPYIPPKVWQWQQGNGGKFANINRPVSGATHEKELPIGKHPLQLYSLGTPNGQKVTIMLEELLALGIQEAEYDAWLINIGEGDQFGSGFVDINPNSKIPALVDRSGKDPIRIFESGSILTYLAEKFSVFLPTTQPERAETLSWLFWQMGSAPFAGGGFGHFYAYAPEKYEYPINRFAMETKRQLDVLDKRLADNKYVAGDNYTIADMAIWPWYGALVKGWLYDAAEFLSVHEYKNVIRWADEVYARPAVQRGRRVNRLQGDPAQQVRERHDASDIS, from the coding sequence ATGGCAGATACACCGTATATTCCACCCAAAGTATGGCAATGGCAGCAAGGTAATGGCGGCAAGTTTGCCAATATTAACCGCCCCGTTTCTGGTGCTACGCACGAAAAGGAGCTCCCGATTGGCAAACACCCACTACAGCTTTATTCACTCGGCACGCCTAATGGCCAAAAAGTGACGATTATGCTTGAGGAGCTGTTAGCGCTGGGCATTCAAGAAGCGGAGTATGATGCTTGGTTGATTAATATTGGCGAAGGTGACCAGTTTGGGTCTGGCTTTGTGGATATCAACCCGAATTCAAAAATCCCGGCATTGGTTGATAGAAGCGGTAAAGACCCCATTCGTATATTCGAGTCAGGTTCGATTCTCACTTATTTAGCAGAAAAATTTTCTGTCTTTTTACCGACGACTCAACCTGAACGCGCCGAAACATTATCGTGGTTATTTTGGCAGATGGGCTCAGCTCCCTTTGCGGGAGGCGGCTTCGGGCATTTTTACGCCTACGCCCCTGAAAAATATGAATACCCAATCAATCGGTTTGCCATGGAAACTAAGCGCCAACTTGATGTGTTAGACAAACGCTTAGCAGATAATAAATACGTGGCAGGTGATAATTACACCATCGCCGATATGGCCATTTGGCCGTGGTATGGTGCTTTAGTCAAAGGCTGGCTGTATGACGCCGCCGAGTTTTTATCGGTACATGAGTACAAAAATGTCATTCGCTGGGCAGATGAAGTGTATGCACGCCCTGCGGTACAACGCGGCCGCCGCGTCAATCGCTTACAAGGCGACCCCGCACAGCAAGTGCGCGAGCGCCACGACGCGAGTGATATAAGCTAG
- a CDS encoding class I adenylate-forming enzyme family protein: protein MLASNSNIYQSLLNRANTQPDAVAIVFEEQNWSYRQLLVKVNQTMFWLTSTLQLQKGDRIILGWGNTIEFCQLFYAAVGLGIQVIPLSTKMKEFEGKEHLSRINADAIFWDDSYQPWLGALSAKGISLSQWKTLTLADEMTFVNQVSEEDPAVIIFTSGTTGAPKGAVITHKNILSAISAYQQTLKLTENDKTILAVPIYHITGLSAILALFIHIGGTIFLHKKFNAKEMISIIAKEKITFLHGSPTVFILLIQKIKENKSINLERFNSLKMIACGAGHLNEGTIKELSYIFSKTSIHSIYGLTETSSPATVYLDDIRNSPKKASSGTPVPGLKVSIRSEKGEEKSANKTGNIWVKGDVVIQRYWPDSPANTTSFQDGWFFTGDIGYLDDDGFLYIQDRIKDMINRGGEKIYSIEVEDLISNYPGVNEVAVIPIESPIYGEEPIAFIIPESQVCLTSKEIMEWLKERIPNYKVPVKIMFTRNFPRTWNGKISKKDLKQRYYSLNS from the coding sequence ATGCTTGCGTCAAATTCAAATATTTATCAAAGCCTACTAAACAGGGCAAATACACAGCCTGATGCTGTAGCCATTGTTTTTGAAGAGCAAAATTGGAGTTATCGCCAGTTATTGGTGAAGGTCAACCAAACGATGTTTTGGCTAACATCGACCCTGCAATTACAAAAGGGCGACCGTATTATTTTGGGGTGGGGAAATACCATTGAGTTTTGCCAGCTATTTTATGCGGCGGTGGGACTGGGCATTCAGGTTATTCCGTTGAGCACCAAAATGAAGGAGTTTGAGGGCAAAGAGCACCTTTCACGTATTAATGCCGATGCTATTTTTTGGGATGATAGCTACCAGCCGTGGTTGGGAGCATTAAGTGCGAAGGGGATTAGCCTTTCTCAGTGGAAAACATTAACGCTGGCAGACGAAATGACGTTTGTTAATCAGGTGAGTGAAGAAGACCCAGCCGTAATTATTTTCACCTCAGGCACAACGGGCGCACCAAAAGGTGCGGTCATTACGCATAAAAATATATTGTCAGCCATTAGCGCTTACCAACAAACGTTAAAACTGACTGAAAATGATAAAACAATATTAGCGGTTCCGATTTACCATATTACTGGGCTGTCTGCGATTTTAGCCTTATTTATTCACATTGGTGGAACGATTTTCCTGCATAAAAAGTTTAATGCTAAAGAGATGATTTCAATTATTGCAAAAGAAAAAATTACCTTTTTACATGGTTCACCAACAGTCTTTATTTTATTAATTCAAAAAATAAAAGAAAATAAGAGTATTAATTTAGAGAGATTTAATTCATTAAAAATGATTGCATGCGGTGCTGGGCATTTAAATGAAGGGACTATTAAAGAGCTTTCATATATTTTTTCGAAAACATCAATTCATTCGATATATGGTTTAACAGAAACGTCATCCCCTGCAACGGTATATTTAGACGATATCCGAAATAGCCCCAAAAAAGCCAGTTCAGGGACGCCAGTTCCGGGGCTAAAAGTATCGATTAGAAGCGAAAAAGGTGAAGAGAAATCAGCCAATAAAACGGGGAACATCTGGGTTAAAGGGGATGTTGTGATCCAACGTTATTGGCCTGATAGCCCTGCAAATACCACCTCATTTCAGGATGGATGGTTTTTTACTGGGGATATCGGTTACCTGGATGACGATGGCTTTCTTTATATTCAAGACAGAATTAAAGATATGATTAACCGAGGCGGTGAAAAAATCTATTCCATTGAAGTGGAAGATTTGATTTCTAATTACCCTGGTGTGAATGAAGTTGCTGTGATCCCAATCGAAAGCCCGATTTATGGTGAAGAGCCTATCGCGTTTATTATTCCAGAAAGCCAAGTTTGCTTAACCAGTAAAGAAATTATGGAATGGCTAAAAGAACGTATTCCGAATTATAAAGTTCCTGTGAAAATTATGTTCACCCGTAACTTTCCAAGAACATGGAATGGGAAAATAAGTAAGAAAGATTTAAAACAACGATATTACTCTTTAAATAGCTAA
- a CDS encoding thiolase family protein, protein MKNANDIVIVSGVRTAIGTMGGSFANTHQHDLGAEVIREAVKRAGIAPEDVDEVIVGNVGQIAESGFIARICQLRAGLPKETTAYSVNRQCGSGLQALADGMMLLQTGQSDVVVACGTENMTMLPYYLRKARYGYRMGNDVLEDGLTSILTWPEGPYHNGMTAENVAEQFNISREEMDDFAWDSQQKALKAIEAGYFKDEILPMEIQEGRKGTRIFDTDEHPRDTPREKLAKLRPAFKADGVITAANSSGINDGAAALVMMRREEAEKRGLKPRMKVVDWAVAGCEAAIMGFGPAPATRRLMEKLKMDVKDIDLIELNEAFAAQAIAVMNDLSLDSSRVNVNGGAIALGHPVGASGAILPVKLMYEMERRQVATGLVTMCIGGGQGISMLFERE, encoded by the coding sequence ATGAAAAACGCAAATGATATTGTGATTGTTAGCGGTGTAAGAACGGCGATTGGTACCATGGGTGGCAGTTTTGCGAATACGCACCAACACGATTTAGGGGCTGAAGTGATCCGCGAAGCCGTAAAACGTGCAGGGATCGCGCCAGAAGATGTGGACGAAGTGATCGTCGGAAACGTGGGGCAAATCGCAGAAAGCGGTTTTATTGCACGGATCTGTCAATTACGTGCAGGTTTACCAAAAGAAACAACGGCTTACTCCGTTAACCGTCAGTGTGGATCGGGGTTGCAAGCGCTGGCAGATGGCATGATGTTGCTGCAAACAGGTCAGTCAGATGTCGTCGTGGCATGCGGAACAGAAAATATGACCATGCTGCCGTACTACTTACGTAAAGCGCGTTATGGCTACCGTATGGGTAATGATGTTTTAGAAGATGGTTTGACGTCGATTTTAACTTGGCCAGAAGGCCCGTATCACAACGGGATGACGGCGGAAAATGTCGCGGAGCAATTTAATATTTCTCGCGAAGAAATGGATGACTTTGCATGGGATAGCCAGCAAAAAGCATTGAAAGCTATCGAAGCTGGCTATTTTAAAGATGAAATTCTGCCGATGGAAATTCAAGAAGGGCGCAAAGGGACGCGTATTTTTGATACGGATGAACACCCTCGGGATACCCCAAGAGAAAAACTGGCAAAATTACGCCCGGCATTTAAAGCCGATGGTGTGATTACTGCGGCTAACTCTTCAGGGATCAATGATGGTGCCGCGGCATTGGTGATGATGCGCCGCGAAGAGGCCGAAAAACGCGGTTTGAAACCACGCATGAAAGTGGTGGATTGGGCGGTAGCGGGTTGTGAAGCTGCCATTATGGGGTTTGGTCCCGCCCCTGCGACACGCCGCTTGATGGAAAAACTAAAGATGGATGTCAAAGACATTGATCTGATTGAGTTAAATGAAGCTTTTGCTGCTCAAGCGATAGCTGTTATGAATGATTTGTCATTAGATAGTTCACGGGTCAATGTGAATGGCGGGGCGATTGCTTTAGGTCACCCAGTTGGGGCGAGTGGGGCAATTTTACCGGTTAAATTAATGTATGAAATGGAACGCCGTCAGGTTGCTACAGGGTTAGTGACGATGTGTATCGGTGGTGGTCAAGGGATATCAATGTTGTTCGAAAGAGAATAA